In the genome of Lactuca sativa cultivar Salinas chromosome 3, Lsat_Salinas_v11, whole genome shotgun sequence, the window TTTTTCAAATTCTTTTACTCCTTTAGAAAACTTTGTTTCACTTTTTGAAAAatatctctcaaatcctcagtttgagttcagttacgcccgaaggtgtacccaaatccctcaaaccaaggctctgataccaacttgtaacgccgtaaaattttaaacaaattttcacattttaaataCAATTCAATTCACAatattataaaacacattgttcttATATTCCACATAagtaaaatcccaagatcataacatatcaataaaactctgcgtgtgtgtgtactgctcatgccggcgccttcctgcgatcctcactagtacctgaaacacataacacaaaacactgtaagcacaaagcttagtgagttccccaaaataccactcataatacatactagccactcgaggccataactctgtgggcccttgggccctaactctatggaccttctggtgttaactctgtgaaccttccggttctaactctgatatactctaatatacacacgacataaatcacatagaaataatgtggtacaacacatcacataaagagcatacaataactctgtcacataactctaattaccactcaaggtaaagtatagtgagaagactcaccttggatgTCTCGGTAATATCTCGCTTGCgtaacactgatctagcctctgcctaaacacataaacgatCATCTCAATTAATAACAACTCTCTAGGCTAGACTAAATCCTACACGTCCTCTAAgtaggctaaaagaccattttacccttcaaacagtccacaagttcaattgttgaccaaaccctaaaagtcaacaaaagtcaacggtcaaccctttgaccagactcgccgagtgcacaattgtgactcggcgagttcagtcatGAACTCAAGTCCTCAAAATCCccaatgactcaccgagtcacttccccaactcagcgagtcaccaaCTGAGTGATTCATGGGGAAAAactatcctactcgccgagtctgttcttggactcggcgagttcatgccatgctcaaactcaaatgacctcctaaggtcagatctgttcctccaatccatagatctagccTTACCAACCACAATAATCATGTAAAGGTCTGATCTTTACACTCATGCAATGACCAAAAAGCTTCCTTGGGTGAAATAAcccctaaaatggcaacctagggcCATATCTCTAATGGAGTAGCAAAAAGCAATGTGAATGgaactctctggacctcttaaggtctagATCTAAGAAGAAATCCACCTTGGGAGCTCACATTCTTTGAATCCAACCCAAAGAATGcacaagaaaaccctagattcaactaGAACACCAAATACACGAGTTGGAGCACATATTAGTACCTCTAGTAGCCTCCTCTGATGAAGGGATGATTGATCTGAGCTCCTCAATCTTCCTTGTTTGACCTCCTTccttatttctttcaaaaacACACTTAGAATGATGAAATAGCCCTCCTCTTTCACTACAAGCCTTCTCTCTgatctctagggtttctcaggggtctgatagccgcaaatggtggcttaaaggtccttaaatagggctcaggccccggggaattagggtttcattaaacagcgtggactcgccaagtccacgaaTGGACTTGCCAAGTCCGCCATTAAATCAGTCCGATCATGCGcgatcctacttggcgagtctaagtgcctactcgccgagtccctctccaaaactcaatataaatgcataaaacaagatacctggaaatccggatgttacaaaaatcatgacataatttttttagattaataaattgtCAATACATATCTTTTCCTTAAAATTAGAGTAGCTAAGTTTTAGCAAAACATCGACAAATAAGAGTAATTCACAGAAGGCGAAAACATGCGGTGTGTgccctgcaatcatcccgagctcttccattaGAAAAtcggagtacctgaaacataaactggaaactgtaagcacaaagtttagtgagttccccaaaataccatattacATACAACCACAGAATAACATGCAACATACATACagttgtcatgggctcccccttgGTCTTGACCTGGAATGCCATGTGCTCCCCTACATGGTATGATATCCAAGTGTCATAGGCTCCCCCATGATCTTTACCcagaatgtcatgggctcccccacatggtatgATATCCAAGCgtcacgggctccccccgggtcttccatgcaagtatcacagagacaactagcataccacatagcacataatGGACTGACATTGGTTCCTTTGACCCATcaatatagtgaggagactcaccttgctcTGCTGAATCAAACATAAAAtccctagctgctggatgacagatccTCGAACTATCAAGGTCAAAGCAACACCCAATCAACAATTAGGTTCCTATACATAACCATAAATCCTTTACTAGGGTAAATGCCCAATTTAACCCTTACCTACTTTTGGACCAAGACTTAGGCGCAAACCTAATAGTGCACAAGGCACAAATACTAAAAACTACCCAATGCCCAATCTATGACCCAATTTTCGAAATTGGGCCAAAAACCATAGTGGACCTCCACATTTAAATATCAACCCAAAACCTGATGGCCTAATAGGGCCTAAAACAACAAATCCCAAAAGATGGCCCCAAGTGAAATCCCACCCcgttgagtacgtggggcgtacttagCTTGTACACTAAGCATACATGCTTAAGAGTTTGTATGATGTGCGTACAggcttgtacacccaacgtaccttCCTATTGACCAACTCTGAATcctagttcttaatccattaagtcgagACGTCCAAAACCTCAAAATGGCTAAATATAAGTGACTTTATCCATAAAGTCGAatgctttaagcctttgcatggattaATGAAGCCCAAACACCAAAGATGAATTCCAGAAGGGAAAAATCACTCCCAAAATGTCTTAAAACTTCTTAATACCCTAAGACCTCAGTCCAAACTTTCATATCTGATTTCAAgggacttcttaagtcataaagttttcaactttatgacttagcataactcaatgggacccaaatcaaaagcctaagtcccaaacttcatcaaatgactaccaaatcatgcatggaaggtttatacccatcaagatctaaactttatgactccataacctcAATAAGGACCAAATATGAAGCTCAAAGGTTTTAGAGTAACTTCTACTGACAAGAACcacctcaaagggaccaaaaccataacaaaataccacttagctagatctacatgaaagagttgttaaggttgagactttatacctccaaaagacaGATCTAGGTGCACAAAGCTTGGATCCAAAAGCGCCAAGTCAAATAATGACtcttcaagaagttccttcttcctcctcaagcaacaaaacacacaaaaatcactttgaagctcTACAATCACACAAATGGGGGCTAAGGGTTGATTTCTAGAGTTTAGAGGGATGAAgactgaagatattagggttaggttatgagataaggagcttaaatagggtccaagaccctaaaatatgGTTTGGGTCTGattagagtacgttgggcgtacatatggTACACCCAGCCTACTCCAAAGAGCATCCGCGACCATCCtgttcagtacgcccaacgtactccaaggtacgccccgcgtactgccttcttcactagtacgccccacgtacgctttgtgtatgccccgtgtactcaactaagcctgaaaaccaccaaacttctgaaggccataacttcttcgttataagcccATTTCCGACGATCTTTATGTCCACGGAATGGTAACGAGAATCCCCACACTTCTATCAAATCATATTAAGACCTTCCAAACAAAAGTCCATTTTCCACAAAAACCTgaactgacactttaccgaaattcccctaggctccaaaacacgaaccgaacacccggatcacttctaatacatcacccgcacCCAAATGGCCCTATTCTTACCTTTTCAAAAgccctaatccttatgatgacTGATCTTTAGGCCATAACCTCAGACTAAGAATTGATTCGGAACAGGGCGTTATAAAAGCTCCAAAgagctcaagaattaaacaagggatggaggctagggttttctgaGGTGAAAGAGGGCTTGGAGGCTGATATTGAACCCTAAAATGGGTTTAGAGGGGTTTAAATACGAAGGGAACCCAAAAACAATGATGGGTTTGGGCCAAGACAGTTGCCACCCCGTGACTACTCTTGGCCACACCATGGTGGCTCAATAAAATGTGTGTGCCACTTATTCAATGCCACGCCGTGTGCATCCTTGCTCTACGCCATTGGACAAAGTTTTTCCCAAAACTGCATTTTTAGCCCTAGAGAATAAAAAGCTAAACCATAATGGAACACGAATGTTACATCATGAGTacaaaatgtgtacaaaaacaacaaaatttatTCTGCAACAAAAAATATTATGGACCAAATGTGTagaaagtgagaaatatattaccctattaagtaaATTTTATCGGCTTATTTGAAGTAGCCGTTCATAAGGACTGAATATGTATAATTTAAACAGTTATCATACTTGATAAAAAGTTATAGGTTTCtacataagttttttttttttttttttttttttttttttttttttttgtgtgtgtgtgtgtgtgtgtgtgtggatatTGAATGCATTTGTATTTTTAAGAAATTCTAACAATTTTTTTAGAATGGCTAACTCACATACCCTACTAATTACACTCCTAAACCTATATCTTTTGTCCACCGAGACTTGAACCTCGACCACTTGGAAGGACACATTTCCAATATACGTGATACACATGATAACGGTGGGCTACAAACTTTTTAGTaaaatcaacattttttttttaacttactTGTACAATGTGGTTAGGATTGccgtaaataaaaaaaatgagaaatcaaatatcctattattttttttttctatttatctTTCTATCATATGAAATGATGACAAATGTCTAAAAGTATAattaattttatcaaaatattatatttgtcattattttaatgaatataaataagaaaaaaatataaaaatatatttaatttctcttaaaaaAATACATCTTTTAGTCGCATGAAAAAGCGTTCTTTTTCGTCACAACttcatctatttatttattttatagtaTAAATTCGTCACCTTTTTCGATTTTCATTTGTAAAATTTTGACATTTCATAGGTGACTATCCGATTAGTACGAGTCGACATTATCTTATTACGTAGTGCTTATGTTGCAAGTTGGTTTTACttcaaaaagaaattttttaatttATGCTCGCATGAGACATAAACCCACATCCTCCATTTCGTCCAAACATTAAGTAGGCAAGACATGACCGCTTAGCAACGTATTTACACAAAAATCGATATATGCTTCAACTATGTTTTTATAGTTATATGTTACTTTTGCAAATCTTTTCATTAGAAAACATGTAGTGTGTCGAAAGATCGATGGgttgaagatatatatatatatatatatatatatatatatatatatatatatatatatatatatatatatatatatatatatatatatatatatatatatatatatatatatatatatatatatatatatatatatatatatatatccggtaagaaattttttttggtaggaaggtaagaagttttttttttctacatatttttttgacgaacaaaataaatgaatcactagatgattcacaagaaaaaattcccaaaaaaatatctttatgattcatttttaagtaaattaagaaaaaattcaattttatgacaattttagtgaataacaacaaaatcattgtataaatgaatcatcgagatgttttttttgaaatttttttcttgtgaatcatcttacaaatgaatcatctaatgattcattttgtttgttcgcgaaaaaaaatatgtagaaaaaaaaacttcttaccttcctcaaaaaatttccttcttatttgatcttgactctatatatatatatatatatatatatatatatatatatagggagtggttcaaataagaaccaaaaaaggttaaaAACCGTAAAAACCTCTAACTTTAGATGtctataaagggtttagggtaaccctaaaccctaaaccctaaaccctttataaacaccctaaaccctaaaccctaaactctttataaacatctaaaattagaggttcttacggttcttaatcttttttggttctcatttgaacctttatatatatatatatatatatatatatatatatatatatatatatatatatatatatatatatatatatatatatatatatatatatatatatatatatatatatatatatttgtgttgacAAAAAAGTCATAGCAACGATCAATGAACGGGAAGTAACCTATATATTCTTGGTAAATCATTAACCAACAGAAACAGACTATTTATTGTGAATTTTTAATTCAATCATCACATGAGAAATGATTGTACATATCAATTTTTTCCATGCACtaacaatttatattttatagagttgtacaatacaatattttaaaacacaaattaatatgtatgaaaaaaaaatgttgtgtACGAAACATATCCTTTATCACATGGATATGTTTGTTTGGACTGTGGGGAAACCCTGAGGCACAAGTTGAGTCAACCAATTGGTCAACGAATGCAGAACACATTGGTTTCTGATCTTGATGTTGATTTGGTTCAAGAACTCATAAAAATCTTCAAGATGCAAGATTAGGCTGTTGATCATGGTTACGCGCATGGCTTTCTAGATGTCTAATTTGTTGACCCTGCTCCCAAAGTCAAAATAGTCAAGCTCATCCATAGCTACCTTGCTGAAATATCCCCTCAAATTCATGTGGTATCTCGTGGGATTAAATTCAATCACTATCATATTAAGCTTCAGAAAGTTATTGTTGTTTGTGCAATTCTAATTTAGAATTACCTAATGGAATTTATAATTATTCCTCTATTAGGGAAGAACATTGTGTTTTGTAGGTTATTAAGCTTAACTATGGTGTGGTTGGCCTCTTAATAAATACAGAAAATAATAAACAGAAGTTACAAAACAATAAATGGAAGCGAAAATTGTCATTTCACATAAATTTAACAATATGTTTGAGTTTGAAACTACAAAGATAAGTTGTACTAATTTTTTAAAAGTTACGACTGAAACTGCCAAAAATTGTATCATCATGACATTTATATACCAATTTTTTGGTAAAGTGTTGATAGTGATATACTTAAAAGATCCACCCAAGTCGACATCAACAAACAACTTAAATATCATATAGTGGAAAATTTTAGGTTTCACCATTTTTTTGCTTCTTATTTACACGCGGAAATcactataaaataataaaattaaattcacTCGTACTTTTCTATTGCACCCCTTTTCAGCTTTTAACTTTTTTATATTTGTATGTATTCAATTATATGATTACTAAATTCAACCAAATGATCaaactctttatatatatatatatatatatatatatatatatatatatatatatatatatatatatatatatatatatatatatatatatatatatatatatatatatatatatatatagaatttttaGAATATGTTTACGTACGCCATCATGTATAAATGCAGTACAGTCGAGTTCCACCTAAACACGAAAACTGAAGTCACTGGTGCCTTCTAGACTTCTCGTGCAATGCTGGCCCaccaaatattatttataaaaagtattggaaaattaaattaaattaaaatagaaaaataatcaAACAACAGTAGATTTTGCATAAAAAGTAAAAACACCAccatataatattattatttataacaaaTATCAGCATCAACTACCAAATGTTCACAGACCCTCACCAACGTTCTGCAAACAATGAGCTGCTTCTTTTTCTACTATATTTACATAACTTAATGCAGAAAATgcttcaattaaaaaaaaataaaaaagtttaaatGCAATGAGACATTAACACTAACACTAATACTTTTATTAAGACCCACAAGATGCTTGGCTACCCTCTCTGGTCCTCCTGCACAGCCATCCGTTCAGACACTTCTGAAAGAGAGTTAAGATTGCAGTTAATCAACGCCTTCACAAAGTAACACGTGTCATCCTTTGTGTTTCCATCAGGAATATCCACCACAAATGACTCGATCACTAATGTTCCTGATCTTCCTTCTATTATCTCTGGATGAACAGTCAGAATTGAGGAATAATTCTGCAAAAGTTTCAGAAAAAAGATGAATATTTGGATAACATAAAAAAAATGGAGATTCTGAGATTGAGAATTTGATTTTAATCATATACCTTTAGTCTGTGGTCACCACCAACGATTTTGATGCCAAGGATGTGTTCGTTATCATCAAGAAGTTCTAACCTTTCGGTACTGGTGGTGGCAGGAAGCCCTGATTTGACATTCACTTGTCGAACACTGCCTATGTTAAGATCCCCATGCATAGTACACCTGCTCACAAATGGCTTATACTTTTGAGGTTGATCAAATCTCCTAACTAACGACCAAACCTGAAAAAGAAAATTGAATCAAACTGTTAAAGAACAGAGGTTGATACTTGATTAATTGAAATTGAAGCAAATGAAATGTTTCAGATCTTTGTGTTAAGTGATATGAAGCTGTGTAAATCATGAAAACAGGTACTAGAAATGTTGATTTCTTTTTTGAAGACTGATTTTGAGATCAAAAGTATACATATAAGTATATCGCTATTGATGCAGTAGCAAACTTGTAGGATTAACCACAGACGCTGTTAAAATCATATGGTGATTTATTAGTAACAAAATTCATGTCAATTTCTCATTCTTAGGGTACTTAAAAGTAGAAAGTCTAGTATAAGCCCTGATCCGCTATGGAACTGATTGAATTCAACAAAAAATGAACACGAAACACAAACATGTCAGATTCAATCGAAACATAAAGTAATAAGAATAGGGAAGAGAAAGGGCGAGAGATTACGATATCAACAGGAGCTCTGATGTGTTTAACGACAACAGAAATGCACTGTTCATCGTTAGGGTTATGCCTGTGGTGTCTTCGTATGTAGTAAGCTGCTTCCATTGTTGATTAATCTATCTTGCTGTTGATTTCAGTTCTTGAATTGAAAGCAGAATTCGAATAATTAGAAAAGACTTTTTTATGATATGATCGAGAATCAGGACAACTGGTAGTGTTTTTTTCCACTTTGCTTTTAAAGAACAAAGATAGGAAATTTGTGAACGGAGATAAGCTATTGCCTATGACGCACACTCGAACAAATAGCCAACAAAGAAACCCGACCCGAACTGCTTCATCGGGTCATCAAATGGATGGTATTAACTTGAGGCAAAAAAGACTTTCGATATTTGTCATGAATGTACGGTTTTACCCCTAAGTCTGTTTTTATAGGATTATGATCCAAATATAtgatttcaaatatatatatatatatatatatatatatatatatatatatatatatatatatatatatatatatatatgacaaaattgcaaaaatggtccctatggtatgcatttttttggggttttggtccaaaccacgagtttttggattggtggtccttttgagcaAGTTTACATGTAGTTTTGGTCCCTGTCCAaattaaaaagactattatacccttaatgaatttaattttcattttctttcactttttaaaattattattattattaaatataaaatcgggcctctctctctctctctctctctctctctctctctctctctctctcttcctgaTGATCCATCACCCAAAACACCCACTCTCATAGTAGAACCAATGAAAAAGAAGGAATGGACCGGTGATTCTTCGTCGGTAGTAGCAGCCCCAACACCCGCTGTTAAACAAGCCCGGAATTGTTGTTGTACTGTTCCGATACCCCTTCACATCTTTCTCAACGACTGTCATCCCGTTCGTCTCCTTCCCCTGTCAAAGAACTAGAATCATCGATGATGTTTCCCTGATTCCCCACTGCCGTCACTTCCATATCCCCTTCCCTTTCGCCATCTGCCGAGAAACACCACCACAAGCACCCTCTCCGGCTGTTGCTACCCTTCTCAACCCCTACAACCCCGATTGAAGGCTTGAACCACTGGAAAAATCGACTCCTTCTTCGTGTTTCATAGTGAATcaggaaaagaagaaagaaagaagatgTTGTTTGTGGTCCCTTTTCGTCTCTGATCAGATGGGAATCGAAGACTCATTCCCTTTCGTTTGACTTACAGACCAAACACAACCACAATAAGTCTTGATTTTCACCCTTATTGCTTGATTGAACTCCTCAGGACCACCGACAGTCGCTATTGGTTTGATTCCCGATCAATCCTCTTTTCCTTCCTGTGTTGTAGATGACACACACTCAAGAGTAGCAGAAACGGCGATTGCTTCCGCCACCATTAATGGTGAGAGGGGTTGTTTTTGTCCTGTAACACAAAAGATGAATGAGGGGGGTTCTTCGCCTTCATGGGTTAGTTGAACAATCGAAGGTGATGGCTGGAACATGGCAATGGTGGTGGTGAGGGGTGAAGATGGTGGTGGCAATAAGGCTGCTCCGGTGCTCTTCCCTGCTACATTCCTTTTTTGTTGTCGGCTATGGATGTGGGGTAGCGCTCGAAGTGATCGTAGGGTGTTTGGGGTGATTAATCAACAGGAAAGAAAATGAGGGAGGAAGGGAGCTGCAGAGGTGGTGGCAATTTGTCTTATGGTGGCGATTTGCAATGGAGTTGATGAGGAGGCGATCCCGTCATCTGATGTGGTAAGGAAGGTTGCTCCGACAACTCCCTCATGCTTTTTCTTTCTGTTCCAGTGGCACACCCATAGAGGGGAAGCAACAACATCAAAAGGGGGTGTTTGGGTGAaaaagagagagggagagggagagagagagagagataattgGGCCCAAAttagttatttattttcttttttctttaaattaaatagaaaaaatatataaaatatatcagaaagggcattttagtcttttAAGTTTTCCGAGGGACCAAAATTACAagcaaactagctcaaaaggaccaccaatccaaaaaactcgtggtttggaccaaaaccccaaaaaaatgcataccacagggaccatttttgcaattttgtctatatatatatatatatatatatatatatatatatatatatatatatatatatatatatatgctcttCCCACGTATAGACATGGATTTTACAGAGCTACCTCCGAAAGCTCTGCAGAATGAACATATGCTATGAGGAATCGTTATGGcataaaaaaaaaactgaagCATAGTTCCGCAGAGCTTCTTCTGAGTAATGAACGCTGAAAAACAGttatgttgagctccttctgatgaTTCGATCCGTCAACTTTACGCACATTCCTCTACTAAATTAACCATATGACCATTCCGCGGAGTGTACCCTAATTCTACGGAGACCATGGAGGAACCTTCGTGGAATGTATGTCTATTTGTGGAAACACTTTTTATATCTATATTTTGAAAAATACCTACAAAAAATGTCTAGTTGGGTCATAATCACATTTTTATATCTATTAATATtcttataaaaagaaaaaaacatcataaatggtccatgtagttgttggattaggtgtctaagttcataactattcttGGAAtttacttgacccggttggcatggtacatttgggtttcatggcattgcaacatttggatagactaaatgagagaaatgacacttaaggattattaatatattataagttttaatatattaataatattatttaattagtattgatcaaagaattaattaagtgatcaaaaagagactaattaaatatataaggttgattgtgtaaataatctattcttgtatagtgggctaatgatccatggtttatatgaATTGGGTTGAACCCATAAGgggctccatggatagtccatggaggttataaacccatggatcatggaatatggaaaaccatgacaattagggtttacattgtaacaccccaaattccaGAGGTGCTATTGAAGGacttaaagtgtaaattaaggaaaGGGACTAGATGAGTAGGCATGCTTACttgccgagtcggagcgggattctgTCGCGGGTTTAAGTTGCCAACTCGTCGACTCAgcggcttggactcgacgagttggtgctgaagagagaaaatcctaatcccgggggttgtgccctatataaagcacattataacccaccctcagcctctttgctacccttttgagatccagaaaccctagaatcgaGTGAGACTCCATTAATAGAGAGAATAGAGCTTTAGAGGAGAAAATCTTGGaaaggggcttgaagatcaagaggcttgCTGCAAATGAGCGGTGTAGATCTAGGATCTACTTCAGTAGGAgcatatattggaggtaataatctgttgcttgggctcttttgcatctagatctattatcatttgagatttggggcatttttggtatgactgagagctatttcgagttaaaggcttagatatgaggttgctacttccgatctaggcttgtgatggtccaaaatgtcataaagcttctgTTTAAGAGTTGTTGGTTAAGCCCCTTTGTCATAAACCCTAGCACTAGAGTGTTTtaggcctatatctccttggtttcatgtaaagtttgtCACTTTATGTGAGGATTaaactgtagaagagtggatctatggattggagcccctgcatggctcgaaaagcctttgtatggattgagaactggagagacttggtgagtcacatgggtgtacttgaCGAGTTTTATGAACataagcatggactcggcgagtctgttgaagattgccttggacttggcgagtctggtcgcaaACCCTAACATCTTCTGGTTAAAGCCTCGAATTAGTGAGTCGAGGGGTCACTCtatgagttgagcaggatgggactcagagatcgttggactcgacgagtcttggggtgactcggtgagttgagtcgtgttCTAAGAGTTTTCAgagtataaggactcgacgagtcaacaggttgagtcggcgagtagagtcaatcaggaagtttgactttggcctagactttgactttgacctttaagGGTGTTATGGTAATTGGTTATTTATGTCAATGGTCCATTGATGGCAATAGGTGTTAGAGTTTGGGGCAGTGCTTCGGGGGTGTGCTTCCGTGGTTCGGTTCTTCATTCAGGTGAGTTATcttcactatatcgacagggtctacggcaccaaggccggtcctTTATctgatggaaatccgggtattgtttgttatgttattgttttgataGATCTGCATCATGGTATTtgggatggtgttatgttagtgacctagttaaggtcggtaccccggtatatagggtaatgttatgctagtgaccggttaggtcagagtcctggttaggatgttgatatgctatgtgatctgttagactatttgtctggttaaggatttgttatgtgattaattgttttatgtgcacacagttgtttgacgggggttgggttgaggcgggtcctgctttgtgttgtaggccaacatatccagggcggaccggatatcccgaaggcccatcaagcggtccggataggctgaaggccccaag includes:
- the LOC111902914 gene encoding abscisic acid receptor PYL9 — protein: MEAAYYIRRHHRHNPNDEQCISVVVKHIRAPVDIVWSLVRRFDQPQKYKPFVSRCTMHGDLNIGSVRQVNVKSGLPATTSTERLELLDDNEHILGIKIVGGDHRLKNYSSILTVHPEIIEGRSGTLVIESFVVDIPDGNTKDDTCYFVKALINCNLNSLSEVSERMAVQEDQRG